In Scatophagus argus isolate fScaArg1 chromosome 3, fScaArg1.pri, whole genome shotgun sequence, one genomic interval encodes:
- the LOC124056142 gene encoding calcium/calmodulin-dependent 3',5'-cyclic nucleotide phosphodiesterase 1B-like isoform X1 → MWSSAAFRGYDTNLQDTHTAADRHLGLVTWRTTLERLRSMLKQLEEKDVDFEEIKNNLDFTASLLEAVYLDGTRQCLESEDDLHQLQSDGVPSEVTDWLASTFTQRVRRPVRRSDEKPKFRSIVHAVQAGIFVERMFKRAYTAAMPDQPAVVVNCLRDVDRWSFDVFALNSASSDQALRTLFFELITRYGLNSRFKIPISCLTEFLSALERGYCKYNNPYHSHVHAADVTQTLHCLLLRSGLVHWLTELEVMASLFAAAIHDYEHTGTTNNFHIHTKSEFALIYNDRSVQESHHLSAAFRLLQDDKRNIFGNLTREEWMELRSLVIEMVLSTDMSSHLLQVKAMKACLQQQERIDKAKALSLLLHTADISHPSKPWALHSRWTKALMEEFFRQGDREAELGLPFSPLCDRKSTLVAESQIGFIDFIVYPTFSLLTDMAEKIVIPLVEENPGPPDPCNRHSNLWKESSRGLQWSLAHITAELVSFRSTWTRHTEDNKLKWKEAGSNGFSDPSATKEQRSRQEELSEKSLQDPTTDTKP, encoded by the exons ATGTGGTCTTCAGCCGCATTCAGAGGTTATGACACCAACTTGcaagatacacacacagcagctgatagACATCTCGGTCTTGTGACATGGAGGACCACACTGGAACG gttGAGAAGCATGctgaagcagctggaggagaaagATGTCGACTTTGAAGAAATCAAAAACAATCTGGATTTCACAGCGTCATTACTGGAGGCAGTTTACCTCGACGGAACAAG GCAGTGTCTGGAGTCTGAGGACGACCTCCACCAGCTGCAGTCAGATGGCGTGCCTTCAGAGGTCACTGATTGGCTGGCGTCCACTTTTACCCAGAGGGTTCGACGGCCTGTACGACGGTCCGATGAGAAACCCAAGTTCCGAAGCATTGTGCATGCAGTGCAGGCTGGGATATTTGTGGAGAG GATGTTTAAGAGGGCCTACACGGCAGCCATGCCAGACCAACCTGCAGTGGTCGTAAACTGCCTCAGG gATGTTGACCGCTGGAGCTTTGACGTGTTTGCTCTGAACTCAGCCAGCTCCGATCAAGCATTACGAACTCTGTTCTTTGAGCTGATCACCAGATATGGACTCAACAGCCGTTTTAAG ATCCCTATCTCCTGTCTGACTGAGTTCCTGTCTGCACTGGAGAGAGGATACTGCAAATACAACAACCCCTACCACAGCCATGTTCATGCTGCTGATGTGACTCAGACATTGCACTGCCTGCTGCTGCGCTCTGGACTTGTG CACTGGTTGACAGAGCTTGAGGTGATGGCATCGCTATTTGCTGCAGCCATTCATGACTATGAACACACGGGAACCACAAACAACTTTCACATCCACACAAA gtCAGAGTTTGCCTTGATCTACAATGATCGGTCAGTACAGGAAAGCCATCACCTGAGTGCAGCGTTTCGCCTACTTCAGGATGACAAAAGGAACATCTTCGGAAATTTGACAAGAGAAGAGTGGAT GGAACTACGATCACTTGTTATAGAGATGGTGTTGTCCACTGACATGTCCTCCCACCTGCTCCAAGTCAAAGCGATGAAGGCCTGTCTACAGCAACAAGAGCG GATTGACAAGGCCAAAGCACTGTCTCTGTTGCTACACACGGCTGACATAAGCCATCCATCCAAGCCCTGGGCACTGCACTCTCGCTGGACCAAAGCACTGATGGAGGAGTTTTTCAGGCAG ggCGATAGAGAGGCGGAGCTTGGCCTGCCCTTCTCTCCTTTGTGTGATCGAAAAAGCACCCTGGTAGCCGAGTCCCAGATTG GTTTCATAGACTTCATTGTCTATCCTACTTTCTCTCTGCTGACGGACATGGCTGAAAAGATTGTTATTCCTTTGGTGGAAGAGAACCCAGGTCCACCAGACCCCTGCAACAGACACAG TAATCTATGGAAAGAAAGCTCCAGGGGTCTGCAGTGGAGTCTCGCCCATATCACAGCTGAGCTGGTGAGCTTCCGCTCCACTTGGACACGACACACTGAGGACAACAAGCTCAAATGGAAGGAAGCTGGCTCCAATG GATTTTCAGACCCCAGTGCGACAAAAGAGCAGAGATCCAGACAAGAAGAACTGTCAGAAAAATCCCTGCAAGACCCCACTACAGATACAAAACCGTAG
- the LOC124056142 gene encoding calcium/calmodulin-dependent 3',5'-cyclic nucleotide phosphodiesterase 1B-like isoform X2, protein MAELVRIRKKRLQIPISRLRSMLKQLEEKDVDFEEIKNNLDFTASLLEAVYLDGTRQCLESEDDLHQLQSDGVPSEVTDWLASTFTQRVRRPVRRSDEKPKFRSIVHAVQAGIFVERMFKRAYTAAMPDQPAVVVNCLRDVDRWSFDVFALNSASSDQALRTLFFELITRYGLNSRFKIPISCLTEFLSALERGYCKYNNPYHSHVHAADVTQTLHCLLLRSGLVHWLTELEVMASLFAAAIHDYEHTGTTNNFHIHTKSEFALIYNDRSVQESHHLSAAFRLLQDDKRNIFGNLTREEWMELRSLVIEMVLSTDMSSHLLQVKAMKACLQQQERIDKAKALSLLLHTADISHPSKPWALHSRWTKALMEEFFRQGDREAELGLPFSPLCDRKSTLVAESQIGFIDFIVYPTFSLLTDMAEKIVIPLVEENPGPPDPCNRHSNLWKESSRGLQWSLAHITAELVSFRSTWTRHTEDNKLKWKEAGSNGFSDPSATKEQRSRQEELSEKSLQDPTTDTKP, encoded by the exons ATGGCTGAACTGGTACGAATCCGAAAGAAACGGCTGCAGATTCCCATCTCTAG gttGAGAAGCATGctgaagcagctggaggagaaagATGTCGACTTTGAAGAAATCAAAAACAATCTGGATTTCACAGCGTCATTACTGGAGGCAGTTTACCTCGACGGAACAAG GCAGTGTCTGGAGTCTGAGGACGACCTCCACCAGCTGCAGTCAGATGGCGTGCCTTCAGAGGTCACTGATTGGCTGGCGTCCACTTTTACCCAGAGGGTTCGACGGCCTGTACGACGGTCCGATGAGAAACCCAAGTTCCGAAGCATTGTGCATGCAGTGCAGGCTGGGATATTTGTGGAGAG GATGTTTAAGAGGGCCTACACGGCAGCCATGCCAGACCAACCTGCAGTGGTCGTAAACTGCCTCAGG gATGTTGACCGCTGGAGCTTTGACGTGTTTGCTCTGAACTCAGCCAGCTCCGATCAAGCATTACGAACTCTGTTCTTTGAGCTGATCACCAGATATGGACTCAACAGCCGTTTTAAG ATCCCTATCTCCTGTCTGACTGAGTTCCTGTCTGCACTGGAGAGAGGATACTGCAAATACAACAACCCCTACCACAGCCATGTTCATGCTGCTGATGTGACTCAGACATTGCACTGCCTGCTGCTGCGCTCTGGACTTGTG CACTGGTTGACAGAGCTTGAGGTGATGGCATCGCTATTTGCTGCAGCCATTCATGACTATGAACACACGGGAACCACAAACAACTTTCACATCCACACAAA gtCAGAGTTTGCCTTGATCTACAATGATCGGTCAGTACAGGAAAGCCATCACCTGAGTGCAGCGTTTCGCCTACTTCAGGATGACAAAAGGAACATCTTCGGAAATTTGACAAGAGAAGAGTGGAT GGAACTACGATCACTTGTTATAGAGATGGTGTTGTCCACTGACATGTCCTCCCACCTGCTCCAAGTCAAAGCGATGAAGGCCTGTCTACAGCAACAAGAGCG GATTGACAAGGCCAAAGCACTGTCTCTGTTGCTACACACGGCTGACATAAGCCATCCATCCAAGCCCTGGGCACTGCACTCTCGCTGGACCAAAGCACTGATGGAGGAGTTTTTCAGGCAG ggCGATAGAGAGGCGGAGCTTGGCCTGCCCTTCTCTCCTTTGTGTGATCGAAAAAGCACCCTGGTAGCCGAGTCCCAGATTG GTTTCATAGACTTCATTGTCTATCCTACTTTCTCTCTGCTGACGGACATGGCTGAAAAGATTGTTATTCCTTTGGTGGAAGAGAACCCAGGTCCACCAGACCCCTGCAACAGACACAG TAATCTATGGAAAGAAAGCTCCAGGGGTCTGCAGTGGAGTCTCGCCCATATCACAGCTGAGCTGGTGAGCTTCCGCTCCACTTGGACACGACACACTGAGGACAACAAGCTCAAATGGAAGGAAGCTGGCTCCAATG GATTTTCAGACCCCAGTGCGACAAAAGAGCAGAGATCCAGACAAGAAGAACTGTCAGAAAAATCCCTGCAAGACCCCACTACAGATACAAAACCGTAG